The Clavelina lepadiformis chromosome 1, kaClaLepa1.1, whole genome shotgun sequence genome segment GATCACTGGACAACCTTGACAACCCTGTGATGGGGTGAGTTTCATAACGCTGCAGCCTTTAAAACAATGCGTCGACAGAGTGCAGCTTTAATATTCTTATGTTATGAGGTTTCTGCTGTCGGACAACTAcgaaacaataacaaaacgtCATTTTCGTGCAACAAAAGGATCTGACGGAAAGGACCAGTTCCCTAGCGTTGTTATAAGCAAACAGGAGAGCGGTTTCATCAGGGAGCGACCTCTTACTGTTCCAACAGTTGCAGAGGTGAGAATGATAGTACTGTATAGCTTATAACGCATTTAGCTACAATAAGTGGATACAGTGGAGGTATCTTGCTCATGCGAAGTGATAAGTTTTGGAAACCGACTACTGTCAATAGAAGTTTGTAACGTTTTGCAGATCAGGCAAAATTTCTATGACAAAAGACGTTATGGGGGCTTAAGTCGTCCAGGTTTGTTGCCTCGACACAGAGCACTCCTTCACAAGATTCAGGCTAAAGATCCAGTTGAAGAAGAGAACAAAGACCACGTGAgcagtattttaaaataagaaaacttaGAAACGCGTAAAAAAGTTCTTGCTTCCGATTAATCGAAGGACCGCGTTTAAACACAACACACTGCTCTAGCAAATACTTAGTCGTTATAGTGAAcgcaatttctttttaaaagtttgataaGTGGAAGtcacagttaatcaataactAGTCTAGACGCTTAATCGTTTTCAGGGACCGGCTTACATGAAGAGCGAGACTGCCTCAAAATTCCTTGGCGAACCAACAGCCCCACGTAATTTCGATTTTATTGTTGATCTTCTCTATTCTGTACGTCAATTCGCAAACATTTCGCAATAGCTATTCATATTTTTACAGTAAACATTCACCTCAAAGACGTAGGTCCTAACGAAGACAGTGGCTTTACCCACAATAAGAATATTGAACCGATCACTTATCTGGCTGATGATCCACATACCAATAAACAGCCGGTAAACTGTGGCAGTCAAACTGCAACTGTCACTGCAGCATCTTTGATGCATCAACTCatgcaaagtttattttatttcgtaGGGTTTACTCACGGATCGTCCGACCGGGCTGAGCGTTACTGATACAAGCTTTAACTTATGGAAAGATGCCGGTGGCAAAGAACCCTTGCCAGACATCGTTAAAAGGTCATCACACGAAACTGGATTTGTCAGGGAGAAAAGTGGAAACTTATATACCAGCAGGTGATGTGATCTGAAATTGCTTTTTCTTTCACGTTTTGCCAAATGGTCATTAATGTGTAGTCTACTATTGTATGCCAATATATCTTAAACTGTTAATGCATTAACTTAAGTCTTTAATTAACAAAGCTTTTTCAACATCAAACAACTCAatacttttgttttcaaaatttagttGACATTTGAAGCCatcttattggttaaatgcTTACATATAACTTGAAAGTTACTTCAAGCGTCTCTTCAACCACAGGATACCAAGAGATGCCTATACTGGTATCAATAATGTTCCACGCCTCGTTGCTGAGAGAATCAAGAAAAATGATCCTGCTGAATACTTGAATCTACTTCATCCTCACAACATGAAATCAGTGACGTCGGCTACATTCCTGGTACAGTACTACAGTACATGACTTGCGTTTACAATTGGTATCTAGGCTACTATAACATGATTGTAACTTTGTAAGAATTTTCATCCTGTGTCGGAGATGGGTCcgaataaaatgtttttaagttaagCATTTTACAGGGGAAACAGAGACGAGATTTCACAGAAGAAGAATTACTGGAACGTGAAAACATGGGGGAAAAGGAACTTAGTGGTCACTGCCAAAATAATGACCGCTATCTTGAAACTGAAGATTTAGACCCAACGCGATATCTATCCAATTATAACATGAGGTGACATTGGATATCGTTCTGAAGcaaatttctttaaacattttccaaaaaattaacCTGTGAGATATTTTATTAGGCATTACGATATGAATCCCGAAGGGAAGGACAGGGAAGGCTGGGTAATGGGTGGACTACAAAATGCTCAAGAAAACGGCTATTGTCGAGATTTTAAGGTCCATTCTATGGGCCGCGTTGAAAACATGACAGAACGCCTTCAGCGACTTAAGCCTTACGTGGCAAGGTCAGAATCCTTTAATATTCTGTTTGGTCATTCTGTGGTATGGAGTCTCttattttaactgtttttttcCTGGTACAACAGGAGCATAAAAAGACGAGATCAGTTCTTTGTGGACCCCACTCATCGCCATAAGATGACGTTATCCCAGCCAATCCGACCTACTAAAGCGCCGCTTACAATTGCTACTTTGTCCACTTAAAACTGCAATAATACACCACTCTGCAAACATTATCTTGGATTCGCAACTCGCTTAAAATTTTCATCTGCCTTTCATAAAGCCCAGAAAATATTGTTGATGAAGTTCCTTTGTCTGCTTACATTAGTCACTGCTTTATTAAACTTAGTTTGTGCGTGAACATTTATGTTTAACTTGCTTTGTCttaaaacttatttcaattttggaaaaaaatgttttgctgtaGGTTGTCAAGCAATTTAAACTTGCAAACATTGCACTTGTCCCGCAGCTTGgcttatttatatttttaagctGCAAAACGTTACGTTTAGACTACGACATGTGTTCTGAAGAATATTGCCTTAGTCCATTATTATTTGTTCAGCTACGACCATATAGCTCTGCCTAACGCCGCTACATCTTAACACTGGTCTGCATCTAACACTTCGATTGTAAATTTATGTTCTAGctcatgtttattttgtttagctTAATTTAAAGTTACGAACAGTTATCATGCAATCAAAGATTGAAATGTATCTCTCTGAATAAGCTAATATAGATGACATATTGTCACTCAATCATTTCTAAAAAATGCACACTAAACATGATCGAAGGTTGGATGATCTTGAACAAGCATGTGATACCTAATTGTAATCGTTTTATGCTGATGAGATTATAGCCGTTTGTCAAACTGAAAGGCCATCCTACATACGCTGTATGGCTATACAGCATAGTTTTAGTCTTATGAAACCGTAAGCTAAAATTAACGCCTTTTCTAATTGTGTATACTCGCGTTTAAGGTTAATAGCAATTATATGTAACCAACGTTGTGCAGACCCGCCCATGAAACCAAACGTTGGTGGTTGAACATCTGAAATATTTAGAAGTAAGTTTCCTGCCATAaagtatttattaattaattatgaaCAGTAAGGAAAGTCAAGCAACCGATCAACCATTGCTGTTGTAAAGTTGTTCATGTTATAGTGTTATTATTGCACGTACTGCATTGTAACATCGGATCGTTGTCGAGTTAATATCGCAAAAAAACCTTCAGATTTCATTACTCTAACGGAACACGGATGTGTGGTATCCGAGAAACTTATTCTTCCGAAGAGGAGGTCGAAAATCACGAGGGTCGGGGATCATTTCATGATGAACAGCGTGGTATCTTTTGGAGGCaattgtcttaaaacgaacacCTATGCGATCAGGAACTCTGAAGACATATCGCACGTGAATAAATCTCTGGAATAATTGTACAAAGACCCAAGGCTTACCTGTTTCCATTGTATTGCAATGACGTCCATAATTTGTGAGGAGGTAGCTTGATGTTAGGCTTGTAAAGAGTACAAGTGGAATCAAGCAAAGTGCATCTTTCTTCATGCTCCTGTTGAACATTATTAGAGTTAGGCCATTAGGCATACTatagataatttttttaaatagacTATAAAGTAAACAATAATCTTAGTGTACGAAATATGTATAAGCAAATAGCATGACAAATTCACAAAGCAGGAAGGATAAATAAGTGTTCAAGTAAACAACTTACTTTAGATCCTTGTTTCTGCAAGTCGGCGAATTTCAGTCGTTCTTCCTTTGCCTTCTCGAAAGCACGCTTTTTAGCTTCCTCGGCTGAAGACATGGACTTTAAGAATCCGGAAACGGTCTCCGTGCTTCGGGCAAGTTCCAAAGAAACAGAACGGAAATCTGAAGTCACTACTGGGTTTTCTATTTCTCCTGTTATGCATTGTAATAAACAAGACGTTTTTTTCCAAACAAGTATAATGCCAGTAGGAATCATTCAAATATTTACCATAGTTTGAGAAGTATGATACATATATAAAgctattttaaattatcaaacttgaaataaaaatgaaagtaCTACTTACCATCAGCTGCATAGTTTGTTCTAGTCGAATAGTAAGGGGTACGAAAGTGATATTGGGGTTTTTCATTGACTTCTGGTTTTTCTTTGGGATATAAAGCAATATTTACATCACCAAACTGTACTTTGCGTTGGTGTTGGTCTTTTTCGGTATCGTCTTCCACTTCTTCCACCTCAAACATCAGTCatcttttacattttgtttgctcaaaacaaaaaactcatGCAATGAGCATCTTAAATCAAATACTTACACTTAAATCTGAACTACAAGACTTTGATGGCGAAGGATGAGGTGGTGACGTGTCAGAGTCTAACTCGATGACATGTTCAGATAAGCAGCCCAGTCTCTTGAAGCAAAGGGTAAGCgcaatttatatttattgagAGTCTTTTTTGATGGTCACATGCACAGGTTTATCGCAATAAGTACATTATTCTCAGCTATAAATTTACCTTATCTGCCACCCAACGTTGTCGCATTGCAAATTCCAAGTTTTCCTGTTCTCGGTAATCTTGAAGttttttcaaatgatttcGATAACTACACTCTTTCATGTTTTCTGTGACTTGTCGCGTTTGTATCGGCGGAGCTTTCTGATTATTGGTTTCTATGTTTTTGTTGGATGGTTGGGTCATAGTATCTTCCTCACACCAAACCTTTCGCGGACGAAGTAATCTGTTAAAAGGCATTAGAAGCTGTCGAATGGACGATTTGCCTGAAGCATGCTGAACCCAAAAATGAAGGCATTTGCACGCTAAATTACGCAAGCTACGCAAGACGATACCCAAAGGAATGGAAACACTATGGTGGCACCAAGCAAACTTCTTACCGCTTCAGCTGCCTGTAATTAAGCGAGTTGTATTGAGTTGTTCCAACTGGTATTTCTCGGTCTGTGTTTCCATCTCCAATTTTCTCTAAGTCGCAACCGTACATATCAATGTCTTGCAAAGGAGCATACTCTGAGCTTGCGTAAGATAGAAACTTTGACTCTGCAGGCAAAACTTTCTTGTCTCCACGTGGTGTGCTGAAGAGGACGTTATTTACAGAAAGTGACGTAACGTTCAAATTCTGCGTAAAAATCTATCTCTAATCTGAGCTAACGTAATCTTTGCTACTAAACTCAAAGTTTCATATAAAAGCagtattttgtaaaacctgTAATTGCAGAACATTTTATGTTTGCGATAATCGCGCAAGTCATCCAAGGATCTGACATCTCGCTTTTCTACTATTTGGCCTGTGACGTTGCTTACAATATAATTGTTTCCTGCAGGCCAACTCGGCCAAAGACCTGCAAAGAAAGAATCACCTTTATGTCATTTATTTACGTAAACGTATTTGCGAGTATAGGGTGGAACATAGTTTGCGAGTTAAAAGCATACAACGTATATGATGTAATAGAAAGATAAAGCATAGAAGTAATTCACATAACTTTTGGTGACAGTTTATACAGTAGTAACATTTTGTTAGAGGGACTTATTTTCAGCAAATATCTTGAAAATGTTACTAAAAGACGGTAtcttattattatttcatAACTGACcctttacagcatgtttttcttggttttcCAGTGGATATCTTTGTGTTTCTTCAACTTTCTTTCTTCGTCCAATGTTCAGAGAATTTTCGGAACCTTGTTTGGAAATACAACAGTGTACAGTATGAGTGTAGTGAACGTGAATTTTGGTGAACATTCGATAGGCGGTAGTAAATCCATACCTTGATCTTTTGAGTGCGGTGTTTTGTAGTCGTTGGAATAAGATGAGACTTTGTATCGACGATGTGCAACACCATTTAAACCTTGTTTTGTCATTTCGGACAAAGGAGCTCGCTGACGAAATTCGTGCGGGAGACATGGTGCTATTTCAATGATCCATAACAATGAAAAAAGGCTAGCCATGTTAGTGTTACTGCATTTGGTAAAAACTGAGGAAATTATCTGTATTAAAAGTTTAGATAAAATTACCGAAGACCTCGGTTAGTAATAATGTAAGTATATATGTCATTAACAAAACCATTACCGATGGTTATTATACACAAAAAATCATTGCATTGCCTTTAGATTAAATCTTGTACTCACTATCGTATTCTCCTCGGCTCTTTGGAAATAATTCATTGCGAGACATGGTAACGAAATTGTAAGGTTCTTGAATAAAATGGTTTTCTTCCTTCATCATTCTGTAATGGGAACagattttaatgtaaaatgtGCCCATACATTTCTGACTCTGTAAACAGTGTCTTTGAAACGCAAATCGTAACTTTCAGTCATAAatcatgaaacaaaaatagctTTTTTAGCTTCAATATTGAGTAAGAACATTGATAAAACCGAGCATTTTGAGACATCAACCTGATACTTTTAGAACATTCCCCAATCAATCCGTTGATATCTAAACGTGCAAAAGCAgcattttgaaataaacaatttacaGTACTTATTCCCGTTATGTTTTCTTTCTAATAAGTGTGTACAGGATTTATGACGCAACtattactgtacaatgatcttgtcatcacaaaaatatttatttgtcaCCACATTTAATTTGTTAGCAAGTTTttacttaaattaaattattacagTACTTcatttagaaaatattttttgtgatcAAAAGCAATatattcaaacatttaaatttataaaaccatccaaaagtcagtaaaaaacttcaaaattttcataatgTCCGCAAATAGCTAAACCTTTAttggaaacaaaaaacgtttgCGTTTTAAAATTGGTTAATAGGATTTCCCATGGTTATGATTTGGTTGCGATTCGCGAATGACTGGCGTAAAGCTGGTTACTTGATGAATTACTTATTCAAAAAGTGAAGCAGGTCAACTGTTCCCTGGTTACTTGTTGGCAGTTCAAGTGGTAGGCCTAGCCCTAACCCTTCACCCAGGTGCGTAGCCAGGGGGTGGAGGGCGAGAGGCGTCTTTGCCCCAAATTTTGTCAACGAAAAGGTTTTGGAAGATTTCGGTTAATTAATTCGTGTTTCTACACTTTAGCTAATAGTAAATCTTTAAAAGATACTTAAAATCTCCTTTACTTTTGTACTCTCATATCATTTCGAGCTTTGagaaaatattacgtcatagtTTCTTTTAGCTCACCTCATAACTCCTTAACATTCGGGCCTTCAAATCGGAGtgaaaaagtacaaaagacacttcaaaatattattcctAACCGTTGAATATGTTGAAATCGTAGCGCCTGGTTCTCAAGCTGTTTGCAATACTAATGTTGCACCATAGTTGATCTGACATGTTCGATGAAAGTTCATTTATTAACTCCAAATTAAGTTGGGCTTCACCATATGTAGCCTACGAATCACATACGTTTtcatttgtaataaatttgcTGTGCTCACCGGCTTTTTCAGTCTTtgtgtgttgtttttgttttaagtcaTTATGGAATGTAAGTTACAGTAATTGGGGGAAATTTCGGTTAAATCCATTTTGGCATTATTTGTTATATTGATggcacaataaaaaaaaagtgacacaattGAACAACTGTGATTGTGCGTGGTCGCAACGACGTTTTGTTGAATTTGTCAATGCCGTTCTGGCAACATGTCATGATTACACTCTATGGTGTTGATATCAGCATAAATTAACTTGTTTTGTCAACTTTTTAATCTTAAAAATTGTCatcgttttttttaaatacagtatatttctCGAAGTTCCTTGTAAAGAAATTGAGGTCCTAAAAGCGCGATTGATGGCTTTCGCAATCTCCAACGTGACTCACaaagtttatgacgtaattaatGACACCAAAAAATCTTGTCCACTCAAAATATACCTTCTGGCAACGCCCTGCCTACACCCAAAAAGTCACTTGCTACCTGTTTTGATGACCATTATTAGaaataaaatgataaattcaaacaaattcGAAATAattctttcaaattttcaaatactgtaaaataaaaacggaAATACATTCAAAAAACTCAAAGATATCAGTATAGATTCAAAACAACTCGTTTCTATTCACCTGTCCTGCAGTTTAAAGACAACAGCACAAAAATGTAGGTGTTTAACTAACAGACTTCACATTAGACATACACAAACAAGCTTCATGATAAAAGAAACGAATGCCAATAACCACCAGATAAGTGAAACTTGAGCTTTGTGACGCGATAACAAATTGTTCAGTTTATAAGGTGACAGCTTTTTTCTCAGACTGATTTTACCCATGCTTCTACACACATGTGGCTATACAGCACAACAATGATACCGACATAGGCTACAATACCAACGTCTCA includes the following:
- the LOC143449332 gene encoding uncharacterized protein LOC143449332, with amino-acid sequence MSAACHEVKQLSTWNHHKISPTFLSENVITPLQLPIRDTVPRSYITSGGTSRRFPQLDWGSFNYDNREQRKLSFLGRDSKKLPELIFPRTHRHYLSSCGKMLNGVVQPRKITSLLRSNLRQSDEFILPPHRCTNLAMMKEENHFIQEPYNFVTMSRNELFPKSRGEYDTPCLPHEFRQRAPLSEMTKQGLNGVAHRRYKVSSYSNDYKTPHSKDQGSENSLNIGRRKKVEETQRYPLENQEKHAVKGLWPSWPAGNNYIVSNVTGQIVEKRDVRSLDDLRDYRKHKMFCNYSTPRGDKKVLPAESKFLSYASSEYAPLQDIDMYGCDLEKIGDGNTDREIPVGTTQYNSLNYRQLKRLLRPRKVWCEEDTMTQPSNKNIETNNQKAPPIQTRQVTENMKECSYRNHLKKLQDYREQENLEFAMRQRWVADKRLGCLSEHVIELDSDTSPPHPSPSKSCSSDLSVEEVEDDTEKDQHQRKVQFGDVNIALYPKEKPEVNEKPQYHFRTPYYSTRTNYAADGEIENPVVTSDFRSVSLELARSTETVSGFLKSMSSAEEAKKRAFEKAKEERLKFADLQKQGSKEHEERCTLLDSTCTLYKPNIKLPPHKLWTSLQYNGNRVPDRIGVRFKTIASKRYHAVHHEMIPDPRDFRPPLRKNKFLGYHTSVFR
- the LOC143470709 gene encoding stabilizer of axonemal microtubules 4-like codes for the protein MVKLRTGPVNDHIKESHGGDASINKFYHTRYETEYGRENFTPRLGRHVGTGYSSNFRPQIYYHRSLDNLDNPVMGFLLSDNYETITKRHFRATKGSDGKDQFPSVVISKQESGFIRERPLTVPTVAEIRQNFYDKRRYGGLSRPGLLPRHRALLHKIQAKDPVEEENKDHGPAYMKSETASKFLGEPTAPLNIHLKDVGPNEDSGFTHNKNIEPITYLADDPHTNKQPGLLTDRPTGLSVTDTSFNLWKDAGGKEPLPDIVKRSSHETGFVREKSGNLYTSRIPRDAYTGINNVPRLVAERIKKNDPAEYLNLLHPHNMKSVTSATFLGKQRRDFTEEELLERENMGEKELSGHCQNNDRYLETEDLDPTRYLSNYNMRHYDMNPEGKDREGWVMGGLQNAQENGYCRDFKVHSMGRVENMTERLQRLKPYVARSIKRRDQFFVDPTHRHKMTLSQPIRPTKAPLTIATLST